The following is a genomic window from Malus sylvestris chromosome 7, drMalSylv7.2, whole genome shotgun sequence.
tggaatcccacatttggctagcttccccctctctatcccacacacattgggtgattaccttctctttgaaaatgacttgtttttcttcttttagattccaccatctagtccttgggcacttccaagtcttgttcttttgtctcactcttttgatatgtacatccatcaccaacaagcgatgttgattagccacactctctcctggtataactttgcaatccttacaagttatacgatcccctttcctcattagaagaaaatctatttgtgtttttgacaacccactcttgtaggtgatcacatgttcttctctcttcttaaagaaggtgttggctaagaagagatcatatgccattgcaaaatccaagatagcttccccatcctcgtttctctccccaaaaccatggccaccatgaaaacctccatagttgcctgtctccctgcccacgtgtccatttaaatctcctcctataaataacttctccgtctgagcaattccttgcaccaagtctccaaggtcttcccaaaatttctccttcgaactcgtatccaaccctacttgaggtgcgtacgcactaatcacattgataagttcttgtcctattacaatcttgattgccatgattctatctcctaccctcttgacatctacaacatcttgtgtcaaggtcttgtccacgatgatgccaacaccgtttctcgttctatttgtgcccgaataccaaagtttaaaccctgagttttctagatcatttgccttactaccaacccacttagtttcttgtaggcacataatatttatccttctcctcatcataacttccactacttccatagattttcccgttaaggtttctatattccacgttcctaaacgcattttgctctcttgaactctacccttctgttcTAGCTTTTTCACcctccccgtctaataggatcaaagtacttcttttgtgtgtcccgtgtaaagttgataggagcatatgctcccaaacaactttgagtgaagtcgttcgaaaagaagtttctacggcccccttgctcatttaacactgcatccgggtgccgatagaaatacagcgacccttgctcacttatcactgtgctcgggccacacagcgcgccacttacgggtgacgccctagctttagcacgattttgttctggatccattttcataaggattcgacgtgatcatgaaGACAAGCCTCAAATCCTCATGCATTGGCAGACCCAGAAATATCTTATATGCTGTTAACTATACACTAATCGGATCGTATAATCAACTACTGGCGTCAGAACTTAAAAAGTGGTGGATCCCGAATAGAATTTATCTATTGCCCACAGAAATCCAtaatcccaaaaaaaataaaagagtaaGTTCAAAATTCGGAGCTAGAGAACAATAAACAGAACCCACTTAAAGCAAAGAAGTTGTCGCGATACAGTTTTCATGTAAAATCCGCACGTCATTGGAGAACAGTGCATTTAAGCTGGTGATTCACTGCCTCTCGGGGAACCAGGGAtgtcttcatcatcttcaacaggGCTCCTTTCACTCCTGCGGACAGGGCTTGGGCTGCGGCTGCGGCTGTTTTCTTCAACAGGGCTTCTATGCTTCCTATCTCCATTGCTGTCCCCTTCAACATCATTTATAGGGCTTCTGCTCTTTGCCCTGGGACTCCTACTGTCGTCAGATCTGCGATCCTGCGGGGAGAGGCTACCCCGCTCTTGCGGGCTCCTCCCTTCGGGAGTTCTATCATGCTTCCTCCCCTTGGAGGGTGGTGGTGAACCCCTGCGACGCTTAGGGCTCCGGCTGTCATGAGGACTCCTTGATCTTCTCTCCAAACTCCGTTCTCCCCTCACGGGTGAGCGGGAACGGCTGAACATTAGAAAAGAATAATTGAGTTTCAACAAAATATTTACCAAGTACAGCCACATTTCTAGATCAAAAGTGACATGAATACTTGGAAATTCACTGCTCCCCGCAAAGGAGTCACTTAAGATGAATTTCACCGATTAGGCACAGGCAAGCAATGAGAACTCAGGCAGAACTTAAGGGAAAAGATGATGACAAACCTGTAACTATGATCCCTGCTGTAGCTACGGCTTCGACTTCTACCCCGCCTTGGACTTGGTGAACGTGAGAGACTACGCCCACGTCTGCACAAGAAATAATTTGCAAAGTCAATAAGCAGAGCTGTATAATGCCAAAACACAGGCagagaaagacagagagagagcgCATACTTAGTTGTTTTCTTCGGACTATTCTGACAATTTCTTTCAATGTGGCCTCGTTCCCCACAACGATAACACTTATTCTTCCAGTCTCCAGCCTTGCAATCCCGAGCCCAGTGTCCATCCAGCCCACAATTAAAACAGCGCCCTGATCCTGGAGGAGGGCCTCTCCCAAGATACTCCCGAGATCCACCAGGACCACGTGGTGCCTGAATGCAAGCCAGACATCaagcaaaattttcatgacaatTGACCAATAAAATGAGAGAGCTTAAAACATGGGAAACGAGGgagggagggggagagagacAGATAGAGATACATAGATATCAGGCAAAACATAAAAAGTCTACAACAAAATGACGTAATCAAGAAACAACTATACAGGGGGTGAACCCTGCACCCTCTTTGTTAAGTGATACATCCCAAGTGATGTAATCACGAAACAATTATAGAGGTTAACTATGCAATCCATATGACAAGTGACAACAAAAAGTCAGACAGAACATTGTTCAGTTCTTAACAACATACTAGTAACACACATTGCTGAAATATGAGAAGGATTCTAAACAATATAACCCATAATACTTACCCCCCTGGCAAATTCCACAATTATCCGGCTCCCATCAACATCACGACCGTTCAGGCTATATCTTGCATCATCAGCATCCCGGGGGTC
Proteins encoded in this region:
- the LOC126629352 gene encoding serine/arginine-rich splicing factor RS2Z32-like isoform X2, translating into MPRHDDRHGGSRLYVGRLSSRTRSRELEDVFSRYGRVRDVDMKRDFAFVEFSDPRDADDARYSLNGRDVDGSRIIVEFARGAPRGPGGSREYLGRGPPPGSGRCFNCGLDGHWARDCKAGDWKNKCYRCGERGHIERNCQNSPKKTTKRGRSLSRSPSPRRGRSRSRSYSRDHSYSRSRSPVRGERSLERRSRSPHDSRSPKRRRGSPPPSKGRKHDRTPEGRSPQERGSLSPQDRRSDDSRSPRAKSRSPINDVEGDSNGDRKHRSPVEENSRSRSPSPVRRSERSPVEDDEDIPGSPRGSESPA
- the LOC126629352 gene encoding serine/arginine-rich splicing factor RS2Z33-like isoform X3, which translates into the protein MKRDFAFVEFSDPRDADDARYSLNGRDVDGSRIIVEFARGAPRGPGGSREYLGRGPPPGSGRCFNCGLDGHWARDCKAGDWKNKCYRCGERGHIERNCQNSPKKTTKRGRSLSRSPSPRRGRSRSRSYSRDHSYSRSRSPVRGERSLERRSRSPHDSRSPKRRRGSPPPSKGRKHDRTPEGRSPQERGSLSPQDRRSDDSRSPRAKSRSPINDVEGDSNGDRKHRSPVEENSRSRSPSPVRRSERSPVEDDEDIPGSPRGSESPA
- the LOC126629352 gene encoding serine/arginine-rich splicing factor RS2Z32-like isoform X1; this encodes MKIYLGTMPRHDDRHGGSRLYVGRLSSRTRSRELEDVFSRYGRVRDVDMKRDFAFVEFSDPRDADDARYSLNGRDVDGSRIIVEFARGAPRGPGGSREYLGRGPPPGSGRCFNCGLDGHWARDCKAGDWKNKCYRCGERGHIERNCQNSPKKTTKRGRSLSRSPSPRRGRSRSRSYSRDHSYSRSRSPVRGERSLERRSRSPHDSRSPKRRRGSPPPSKGRKHDRTPEGRSPQERGSLSPQDRRSDDSRSPRAKSRSPINDVEGDSNGDRKHRSPVEENSRSRSPSPVRRSERSPVEDDEDIPGSPRGSESPA